AATCCCTGAACATTCTCCAGGAACTTCTCTTAACCAAATGCACTCCTACTTATACTACTAGTATTAAACTTCACACTTAAACATAGACAGCGGTAGTCAGAAGCAACATACACAAACCCGTTTTAAAAACTTGTATTGCGACGTTACAAAAACAAGCAATGAGATCAAAAGGGGCTAGGATTAGGACTGCTGCATATTATGAGCCTGCCCAAAAACATTTGGTCAAACTAAAACACTAGCTTTATGCAGCTAACAAAGATGTGTAATGGCGCACCAGCCAGCCAGCTGCTACTGTCATGCATGCAGGGTTGCATTTGCAAGCTCACACGTACTGCATCAGAATAATTGCCAACCGCTGATATACATACAATCGATTAGTTAGGTGCAATTATATATAGCGTTttctgaaccaaaaaaaaaaagatatacatatataataataaGAAGCTTAATAGATATATAATTAAGGTCAGTCCATCAGCGTGGATGGATCGTTCACCCGTGCACAGAGTGTCAGAGATTCTGAATTAATTTAAACGTTGAATTTTCAATTCagacaataaataaataaattttcgcGTGTCATTTGAAAATTGTGGCGCCGTGGGAGATGGCATGGTTTGTCTCAACAACCAACAGCTCGGAACAACACAGCATCTGTACGAATCCGATGGCCATGTTTAATATAAGCAACGGCCATGGTGAGTCAACAATTATTGAGAGGTGTCTGTCTCAGGCCACCTTAGTTAAGCTTGTAATAAGTTGTAATTAAGCCATAAACTCTGTCATATACTCACTCCGGCCTATATATGTACGTAAAGCCTTCCATTGTTGACAAATTCTGATTCAGGTCCACCGGTAAATTGAACACAGAgtttagttatgattgatatcaTGATATGTGTACTCCtttcattccaaattgtaaattgttttttatttttagattattttgctatgtatccaaatataatatatatctaaGTATATATAACAAAATCTATATGTACCTCGAAAAGAcaaaacaacttataatttgaaatggtaCAATCACCTCTACAAAACTACCAACCATTTCAGTCATTGCTTGGTTCTCCACTATGCAACTTCTTTTAATTTGTGGTTATTTTATCTATTGTTGCTTGGCCTTTTGTTTTTAGTGTGGTTATATTGTACACAGTATATTTCGTGATGACTTCGCTTCGTTAGTTTTTGTCTGTGTCTTTGGTGGCTGGTAGTAGACTAGTAGTAATAGTTATTTCGTTTTCTTCACTTTTCTTTATCttagaaaaaaaactaaacaaaatGATGAGGAAGGTTTAGCTCCACTAAAGATCATGTGTACTATGATGATCAGAGGACCGTACATTGCACGTTCTCTGAAACTAGAACTACTACTTTAATCGGCATCAGAATTATCTCGTGAACTAATCAATTCCTACCTACGCGATGTAGGAGTAAAActcaaacaaggccttgtttagtttcgaaaaaatttcggatttcggtactatagcactttcgtttgtttgtggcgaatattgtccaattatagactaactaggatcaaaagattcgtctcgcgatttacaggcaaattatgtaattagtttttgtttttatctatatataaaacttcatgcatgtgctgtaagattcgatgtgacagggaatcttgaaaaaatttttggatatttgagtgaactaaacaaggcccaagcagTAAAATTGCCCCAAGTCACgttatcctttttttttttccttcggtAATCAGGTCATCATCGCTTGCAAGCCAAGCGAAACAATCACACGAAGAAAAATCCTCGATCGAGCGCAGCGCGCGAGCCTACACGATACACGtgcgccagccagccagccattgTTGCCCTTCCCAAAATGTTTGCACAAccccaccaactctacctcgaATTTACAGCACCATCCCCGCCTCCATGTATGTACAGGCATCCTCGATCCTTCGGTTACAATACAGTAATCTACTAAGGACCAAAGCGCAAAAGGAGCTAGTCCGATCCGACCGCCTAGAACTCCGTCGAGAACTCCGACGAGGAGGACGACTCCGACGCGGACTTCGTCGGCGGTGGCTGGTGAAGGTCCTTGAAATGGCCCCTCACGTCGAACCCCTCGCCTTCCGCGAGGTCCTCGTCGGCTGGCGGCGGGATGTAGGGCGGCCGGGACACCTCCGTGAGCATGTCCCACGCCACGCCGGCGAAGAACGGGTGCGCACGGATCTCGTCAGCGCCGCCGGCGTACCCGAGCCTCCTCCTCGGGTCCCGCTCCAGCAGGCCCGAGATGAGGTCCGCGAGCTCCGGCGTCCGTCGCAGGCTGTCCCCCGGGAACTCGACCTCCCTCTGCACCACGTTCCGGAACGTCTCCTTGCGGTTCTGGCCCTTGAACGGCGTTTTGCCGAACGCCATCTCGTAGACCAGCACGCCGACGGCCCACCAGTCGACGGCGAAGCCGTGGCCCTCGCCGCGCACCATCTCCGGCGCCACGTACTCCTCCGTGCCCACGAAGGAGTAGGACTTGCCCCacccggcggcggtggtggacgCGCCGGAGCCGCAGCCACCGAAGCTCGCGGGCTTCCGGCTCACGGGCGACACCCGCGCCGACTTGCTCTTCCTTCCCACCCCGGCTCCATCGCCGCCGCTCCCCATGATGTACCGGACCAGGCTCTGCAGCTGCTGCCGCGGCGACGCCGTCGCGGACCACGGCTGATGAGGGGGCTTGGAGTACGACTTGGCCTGGCCGAGCATCGAGTCGCTCCGCGCGGGGACGCGCGACCGGCGGTGGTTGTGGTGGTGGCCGCGGGACGAcgctggcggcggcgacgacgacgagtcCGCGGACCTGCTGGGTTGGAGGAGGCGGGACAGGTCGAAGTCGGTGAGCGTGACGTGTCCGTCGGCGCGGAGGAGCACGTTCTCGGGCTTGAGGTCGCGGTACACGACGCCGGCGGCGTGGAGCTCGGCGACCGCGGAGACGATCTCGGCAATGTAGAAGCGGATGGCGGCGGGGGAGAAGACGCGGTCGGGGAGCGAGTAGCGGAGCTCGTTGAGGTCGCCGCCGGAGCAGTACGGGACGGCCCAGGCGAGGAGGTCGTCCGTCTCGGTGAAGCCGAGGAGGGAGGGGAGGTGCGGGTGCGCGAGGCGGGACAGCACGTTGATCTCCCACCGCGCGCGGCGGTCGGCGTCGGGCTTGCTGCTGCCGGAGCGCTTGTCGAAGACCTTGAGGGCGTACCGGCTGGGGCGCAAGGCCGAGGGCCCATCCTCCGCGACGAGGAACACGGTGCCCATGGcgccgcgcccgacgacgcgcagcgcACGCGCCCGGTCGAGGTCGATGTCCATGGCTGCTggccggcacggcacggcacgtacGGCCGGGTGCGCGGGCCGGGGCAGCCGTGTGTTGCACGCCGCGCGCGGCCGGGACGTGTTGTGGTGGCGCGCTCTCTGGGCTAAGAATAGCGAGCAGGAGCAACCGTGCAATGGAGGCCCGAGCTAACTAGATGGAGAGGCGAGGAGGGTTTGGAGGGAAGATATATAGGAGGCGCGGCCAGGGAAACACTGACAGCGCGCCCTTCTTGCTTTTAAAATTGTTTTTAGTTTTACTCCTCTCACAGTGCATTGTAGAAAATATTCACATATTAAATGAGAACACAAAAGATACATATAACCTCACTTTTGTTTCCTAAttagatgatatcatcaacttGATTAATGGTAGAATTGATGATAAATGAAAAGCATATAATGCTAAAATGTTTCATGTCCCTAAACTATCTTATATATTTGAATATAATTTTTGAATACTTGTATGTACTACTCCctgcatttcaaattataagttattccaaagaatcttggagagtcaaagtctTTTCAAgtgtgaccaaaattatagagagaaatattaagatttataacataaagtgagtatactatgaaaatataattaaggaagagtctaataatacttagttgatatcataataattataattttattatataaatttggtcaaacttaggatagtttgactctccataattcttggaatgacttataatttaggatggagggagtatattacaGTGCATAGGGATTGTTATATCATTAGGGCCCTATGTACCACGCTTGAACATCTTACCGCCATATTTTTTTTTCCAGTGGTGTTGGAAATAGGGTGGCCTTCGATTTAGGGTGGATCATACATTGCAGACAAAACTTTAGGGAGGACCTTACCGGGAAGAGGTAGAGGACAACCCTTGTTGGAGAAGGAGGCAACTTTGGCTCCCTCGTCTTTCCCAACTTCGGCTTTGTAGTCTTCCATGAGCCGTCGCCACCTACGTGATGTTGTGTATTGTGCCTACAACCCTCGACATCATCAAGGAAGTCGAAGGCCGTGGAGAGCAGGAGGGGTAACGACTCATGCTTAAGACGTTAGGAATGCTAGGGACAAGAATATGAGGGTTTTCGTATTTTTTTCAGGAAGTACTACGACTTGTCCACCTAAAGGCTAGTCCAAGTCTTAAACATAGCAGGGATGGCCTCATGCTCAATGGGACCCATCTTGAGACCAATGGCATCCTCAAACATTACTAATGCCCTTACATTAAGCTAAGGTCAATGATTTGGATTCATCTTTCTACCTCAATGATTCATTTGGTTTGAGAGAATTGGTGTGAGGTAATAGGAGTTTATAgatgtagttttttttttaaatatgtGATTTGTGTAGTGGGAGTGAAAGTTTTGGCGGGATGATGAGGAATAAGAGTTTAGGAGGGGCGATGCAATTTCCACCGGTCACATGGAGCCACGGTAATTGGACGAGAATTACAATCCAAATGAAATATGGATGCATCCACACCTTTTGTCATAAGTTATGATATATAGTTTTTCACTCTCAAAAACACTCACACCCAACACAAAGGACATATCCCTCTCTTAATTCCTTCAATAACTCAAACAAAGGAATAAGACTAAAAACAAACTTTCAAGTGATTACCTCTATCAAACTCCAACCACCAATAGGAATTTGACTTAGAGGATTGGAATGTAATATGAAAATTTTCCATGAAGCCCTTTGGAATAAAAGTTTGGAATCCATGTAAAGTTTCCTTTGTGCCAATCTCTCATTAGATTCATGTGCTTTTTCTACGCTCTATACAAACTTTCACTCTTACATATTTCTATGTTTTTTTCATCCATGGTAAGATGTCAGGGTGTTCTATATTTATGGGTTTTTTTCTTCTATTCTTGTATTCCAAAGAAGCCTTTAGATAAAATTCTTGGTCGCATGTTTTCTTGACTGCTATTGCGATATACTGCCTCTGTCTTGAAAAATATGCAATCCCAGCATTAtctttagttattttttttctaaagtttAACCAAATCTATAGAAAAAATATCCATATCTCTAGACAAAATAATtgcactataaaaatatatgtcATGAAGAATCTAATAACACTTATTTGACATACTGATCAGATTTAAAATAATGATTTAACTCGATACTATGTTAGAATAGTATTTGTGTAGACTTGTATTTATTAACTCCGAAAGTTTTAAACACTGTTTTAGTTTGCAAGTAAAGTAGCCTTACTGCAAGTTAACTTTACACTTGCACCACGCGAATGTATGTGGAAACTGGAACTACTAGTCTTTTTGCGAATGGAAGTGGAACTACTAGTCTTTTGGCGTTAACTCCCATCCTAAGGTCAGATACAATAatgatataataataggtttataGTCAAGCTAATACTGATAtggagaaaagaagagaggaaaAATATGGTAGTTTGGCTCTTATATGTAAGCACCAAGCTGTACACGGATGCATAGATAGTGGTGGACCAAATAGCAAGTGTTGttagaagaaatagaaaaaAGAAGATATTTTAAAGATAAGTAAAAAACAATttattgtataacttggctctaatcACTTGACTTATAGCCAAACACTTACCTTCTTATGGAGCTTGCACTGCGACGAGTTTCGATCTCGCAAAAACAAAGCAAGAAATTAGCTGCTATGTGCAGTAGCTACCCGATAAATTAGGGTTGCAGAGAAAAACAACTCGCCGGGCGTGGAGCTCGATGAGGCAAAAGCGGGGTTTCCACGTGTGGAAGGCAGCAAGAATCGAATAAAACCCATCAATCATCAATCATATGCATGCACGCTTGCAAGGTCTGGATCACAAGGAAGGGAAAAGAAACAGTGTCAAAATTTGGACGCCATTGACACAGTGGGTAGCTACTCTAGGAGCTACTAGTATGTGTTCATGTTGCAATCGCAACTGacaagtttttttttcctttttactgaAAGAACGCCAAAATGACAAAATATACGGAAATCTGACGGGATTCGTCGTGCAGTAATCTCCCGGGGCGTGCGGGTCGCCGTTTGTCTCGATCTCAAATTTTCAATGCGTCCTGTcccatcctcaagcatctgaaATGGATTGTCACTGTCGAATAAGTTGCAGACCTGCACAATGCGAGTTCAGACGAACTGAGATGGCATTCTATTTTGTTAACTGAAGCATGCAGACGTGGATTATATTGTTTCGTTTGGCCGTTACTTGTCTCAACGCCAATGCAAGTAGCTGATGCTAATGCCAAGAGCGAGTCCAAGACGTACTCCTGGGTATCTATCGCAAACAAGTTCTTAGAAATGCGTCGACGATGGTGACTACTGACTAGCGAGGCCTCAAATTGTTGGCATCAGCGATAACACCAAGCTGATCCCTTTCTCTGCTAGCTTCGGTTCTGAAAAATAACATTATCGCTAATCCGTGCATCACGACGACTAATATAAATTAATGCTTATTGTTATCTTGGACGATTGCAATTAATTTGTCAAACAGTACACAGCCCGTTGCGAATCGATCGAGTGCGTGATCCTCAGACCTCAGCAGCAGCTGTAGCTGCCTGGaagcagctagctagcttagCTGCCCTGGAGATGCACAGGCACACAGAGGTGCAGAGCCTGCAAGGATTTGTTAAGCACAAAGCACTACTGCGCTGGAAATTAACAAATGATCAGTTGTCAGTGGTTCATGAGCTCACTATCCTGAATAATACAGCTAGTAGCAGTAGCAGGCTAGCAGCTGCCCGTGCAACCTTTCATTCCTCTGATGAATCAGGAATCACCACCATGCCGCGCCCATTGTTTAAACCAAGCAACATTGCATTGGCTGCTCGGAGTGATGAGCTGCATGTGACGAGAATCATGAAGCTGGAGCTGGAATTATTATTCTTTGCATTGGTGACTGACACCTAATCGCGGTAGGGGATTAGATAGGTAGGGTAGGACCTATATTATACTCCCACTTGTGAGATGTACATCAAGTTGCAACACATGAACATTATTAGTAGCAGGGATTCATTTCTATGAAAATCAATGACAAGAGTTCATGCCCGTTTGGAACCCAGAAATTTTATAGGAATCATGTACTAGTGATTAGTTAATTTTATAGGAAAAACAGAGAAAATTCTCGCGTTCCAAATAGGCAGTTTGTAGTGAGCGTGCCTTTGCAGTAATTCTGCTGGATTTCGGCTGAATTTGGATGAACTTATTACAAGTAGTTctgaaattattttttattcaaAGAGTAATAAGAAGAATGCATGTTTTTATAGTGAAAGATatgagaggaaaaaaaaaataagagaCCTTTTACAATGGTTGGAATCGCTTCCCATCGCCATCGCCTCCGCTAAATATCATTTTTTCTTGATTTAATTCGTCCGAGGGCAATTTATTCATTTCGCATAGGGCTCTCACTCCACCACCCCACGCCCGAACTCGCCAGTCTCCCAAATCGCATGCAGCTCGCGTGTTTGGCTGCCACCTCCGCAGCCCTGCCCTCGCCCTCGCACAGCGCCGCCCTGCTCTCGCTCTCGCCCTCGCACAGCGCCGCCCTGCCCTCGCCCCACAGCGACACCCTGCCCTCGCCTTCAAGCGTTGTTGGCACCGTGCCCCTACCCGTGCCGTCATCGCAGACACCGAGGCGGCCTTGGCCCCCACTGGTCTCCTCCGCCGTCGACAGCGCTCGCCCCCATTGCTCACCCGTTCACCCCCACCCCCTTGGAGAACTCTTCGAAGTGGATCTGATCGAGCTCCAATCGCAGTAGCAAGGTACGGTTTTTCTCATATGCACTTggtttgcatttgatttatgTCGAGCTTAAGAAGTTTTACATCAATTTCGCAATCACTAGCACCATCTGTTGGTATCTCAACATGGTCAGCTGCTGAATTCTCAGCAATATGCATGTTTTGAACTCGAGTAGACCATGAATGAGATGAAGACCATGCTTGTGTCTGTTGAATCAAAGCTAGAGTAGTAAAATGAGGATACAGTAAACTAATCTGTTGCAATTAGGGCTCGACTAGTCCACAACGAATGAGTCTGTTTTACCTCTTCAATCCTGCCAATTCCTTCTGCACTGTTTGTACTAGATCCTCTGTTTACTAAGTAAATTAACAGGTAAATAAATAGTAAGAGACCGAGCGAACTTGAAAACAAAATATGCAGACCACAATGATGCTCTTGTTGTGAAGTATTGGCAGTTCTGAAGTATTGGCAGACCACATTATTTGTTGATTACATGATCGATATATGTTGCATGATCCATGATGCTAGTCACTGGTTCACATGCACATGCACATACACAAATCCTAGACTTATTATCTGCCTTAGACGATATTAACTAAAAATGCTAAACCATACTATAAACTATCGTGTAGCTATCTTGTGTATTAACTTCACAAGCAGTATTCTGAGAACTCTTGCTCTGtgactttatctttgaaaaaagaGTCAACAACCAGCTATCATgtaacttttcttttttttcactaGAGTAATGTTGTTCTAATTTTTAAAAGTAGTACAGAAGCTGGGAAGTTGCACACAACCTGAGTAGGAAATATCTGGCCATGTTATTGCAGACCGAGATCCCTGTTTATGATGAACATCATTGCGCATGAGATAGGCACAGTAACTACAACAACATAATTTAGTCAATGAGAATACTAGATTGCTTATCCATGAGAATACTTGATTTGCGTGACACAATGGGCTTTTCCTGCTTTCTGGGTTACCAATGTCATAGTTTTAGCCATGTTGATTGATGCAGGAGGAAATGTCGGGTTTTGGTTCTTTGCTGGAGTACAATGAAATTGTTAGGCAGATGTTTGGTAATGAAGAAAAAGGATTTCAATTTATAACAACTATGCTAAGGAGAAAGGATTTAGTGTGAGGAGAAGCTACTGTGAGTGGGACAGTGGCAATAATGAGATTACCCTTCGGAAGTTTGTCTGCAGTCGTGAAGGTTTTCGAGAAGAGAAGGAGCTGAAGAGGGAGATAAGAAGCGGAAACCACGGAATATTACTCGTGTTGGATGTCATGCTAAACTTGTGATTGCACGAGATCAGAGCACAGAGCAGTGGTATCTGAAGGATTTCATCGGTGGACACAACCATCCGATGGCGGAACCAGACGTTGCTTGTCTGTTGCGTTCACATAGAAGAATCAGCGATGATCAGAAAGCTGAGATTTTGGAGATGCAGATTTCTGGGATCCGCAAACACCAGATAATGGATATTGTGCAAAAGCAGTACGGTGGGTATGATAAGGTTGGATATACAATGAGGGACCTGTACAATTTCTGCCATCGCAATAAGCTGGAGACAGTTGCCGCTGGTGATGCTCAAACAGTGGCAGCATGAACTTTGGCTTGTGTTGCAACTGCTTGGATCGTGAAAACCGAGAGTTGCGCACCTGCATCAATGGATGTCTGTCCGTAGATATGACCACCGACAATGAGTCAGGCTATGAGGTATGTTCTTGCACGGTTGTTCTTTGGCCTTACGTTTAACTCCAAATCCATATGGATTGCGAGTTGACATCATTAGATCCGCTAATAGTTAAAAACCTCTAATTAGTGATCCTTATTTTCATTCCACAGTCGATAGAGCTACCGCCGGACCCCTACATCCACGGAGTACAAATCAAGCTGCTCAATGGGAGGTACAAAATGTTGGATAGCCAGACCGAGTTCCTACAAAAGAATCAGAAAGCAATGTCTAGGCAGATCAAGGAACTAAAACAGAAGGTTGCGGCCAACAATGCCAATACTGAGGAGCCTTAGTTCAATTTTTGAGGACCCTTAGtttaattaaaataaatttcCTTGTGGTTTAGATTGTTATCTTGCACTGTTCTTGGTGTATTTTTTATCCGTAATATCTTATTCTGTGAACGTGAGTCTGGTTTTGCACTTGTGTTTTGTTTTATACTATTCATGTAAGTGCTCGTTTGTCAAAATATGATTGATTCGATGACATACTCTACGAACCAAATATTAAAGAGAAAATGGTTCTCCGTTGATATATTGTCAAGCTATACGTACAGGATGCACCTAGTATCAATGCTTCCAAACCAAACTGAACTGGGTAAAATTGGAGTTTCAAAGATGGCACAGTTCCTTAAAGAATCcaaaagaaagaacaaaaaatTTCTGCGATTTGAGTTAAATGCAACATTATTGATGGCAGTCAACTGTTACAAACACAATATTGACGGCAGTCAACTGTTACAAACACAATATTGACGGCAGTACTGGGCGCAGTGGTCGAAGGGGTGGGCGGCGTTGGGGCAGTCCGGATTGACCTCCTGCCACTGCCTCTCGCCGCCGGATCTACGTGCTCCCTCGACTCGCGCTCGCACGCCACCGctgccctcgccctcgccctcccTCTCTCACGCCATCGCAGCCGTGCTTGGATGGCCGCGAACAAGTCAGGCGATTGGGAGTTTGGAACCCTACCATGAGTTCTCTCATTTAATTAAAAAACATTTTCATCTAGTACTTCATTTATTActcatttttttacaattatgcaTTTACCCTTTTACCCTTCAAAAAAAATACGAAAAAGGAATTACCATTCCTTTATTTGGGGTCCTAATCCCCCTCAATTTCGAAGGCAATGGAAAGCGACGTGACGCATATGGCCCATCGACCATAGACACACCTATCGCCTCACATCGCCTTACTGTCATTGCCTTTCATCGCTTTCCATGTACTGGGCCCACCCACTGACCATAGACACGTAAATCGCTTCTCATCGCCTCTCCAACCATCATAAAAATGAATTCTTTGCCTAACAGTTTGAAGGATGCAATTCATCGAGACAACTCTTCAGCTCAGCGCAACCACCTTAAATGCCATTATTTAATCCAAATCCCATTAAATTTCTGACCGAAATTTCTGAGGACGATCAGTTGATCCGATCTGTGGATGCATTTTGAGGCTCCAGTCCTCCAGAAGCACACGTGTGACACAGGCCATATAACTGTATACAGACTGATAGACAATAAAGAATGCGTATAGAAAAGTAATATCAATGAGTGGTTCTCTTACTTCAAGTCTAGTTTTTTTTATACAAGTAGTTGTTCATAAATTTAAAAGTGATATTAGGAGAAATGAAGAGAACCGTATGTATTATTGCTTTTTCTAGATTAGCTGTATATGTGTTGCTGATGCACCTAATCATTGTAATGCAACAGAGATGATTGACTTCCTTTAAAAAAACTATAATCAGCAAAGTATCACTGCACTATTATAGGAATGAAAAAAAATAGTATTGGCAATGGCATCCTCGagaaaaataacaagattaGTCATGTAATAAAATGTATTCTAAAAATTTGAAGACAATTTAAGAAAATATTCAAATGACACACTTATCATCGATTGAAGCCAGTTAAAAAGCTTTTACTCAGATTATGGTTTAAACAAATTTTGCTAAAGTCGA
This window of the Sorghum bicolor cultivar BTx623 chromosome 7, Sorghum_bicolor_NCBIv3, whole genome shotgun sequence genome carries:
- the LOC8064038 gene encoding serine/threonine-protein kinase UCN; amino-acid sequence: MDIDLDRARALRVVGRGAMGTVFLVAEDGPSALRPSRYALKVFDKRSGSSKPDADRRARWEINVLSRLAHPHLPSLLGFTETDDLLAWAVPYCSGGDLNELRYSLPDRVFSPAAIRFYIAEIVSAVAELHAAGVVYRDLKPENVLLRADGHVTLTDFDLSRLLQPSRSADSSSSPPPASSRGHHHNHRRSRVPARSDSMLGQAKSYSKPPHQPWSATASPRQQLQSLVRYIMGSGGDGAGVGRKSKSARVSPVSRKPASFGGCGSGASTTAAGWGKSYSFVGTEEYVAPEMVRGEGHGFAVDWWAVGVLVYEMAFGKTPFKGQNRKETFRNVVQREVEFPGDSLRRTPELADLISGLLERDPRRRLGYAGGADEIRAHPFFAGVAWDMLTEVSRPPYIPPPADEDLAEGEGFDVRGHFKDLHQPPPTKSASESSSSSEFSTEF